In Haloplanus rubicundus, one DNA window encodes the following:
- a CDS encoding DUF7342 family protein, whose translation MTDDRPDEVTERVTEEWKTETNPGERVRTVMKRTYEPQTVATIAERALTSEPTARKHLDILADDGFVDAVSPPDERGTWYRRAPQSVVLERAQQILDSIDSETLSTRVTELREVVREFEAQTGAESPRAAAIADTELDAAAMTEWQTARRNLKLARAALALADATEAVGDDTGSDERSEPAGFIG comes from the coding sequence ACCGCCCCGATGAGGTGACCGAGCGCGTCACTGAGGAGTGGAAAACGGAGACAAATCCTGGCGAGCGCGTTCGCACCGTCATGAAGCGGACGTATGAGCCACAGACAGTCGCCACCATTGCCGAGCGGGCACTCACGTCGGAGCCAACTGCCCGCAAGCATCTGGATATTCTCGCCGATGACGGCTTTGTCGACGCCGTCTCTCCGCCGGACGAGCGCGGGACGTGGTACAGACGCGCCCCTCAATCGGTCGTCCTCGAACGCGCCCAGCAGATCCTCGACTCGATCGACAGTGAGACGCTGTCGACCCGTGTCACGGAGCTTCGCGAGGTTGTTCGCGAGTTCGAGGCACAGACCGGAGCCGAATCCCCACGCGCCGCGGCTATCGCTGACACAGAGCTAGATGCGGCGGCGATGACAGAGTGGCAGACGGCGCGTCGAAACTTGAAGCTCGCGCGAGCCGCTCTTGCGCTCGCAGACGCAACCGAGGCCGTTGGGGACGATACTGGATCGGACGAACGCAGCGAACCAGCCGGCTTCATCGGCTGA
- a CDS encoding RNA-guided endonuclease InsQ/TnpB family protein — protein MAIQVTRTYVGSIQNQQQVCDGLDSLGDSASKIWNVARWTADRIWDETGEIPNEGPLKSYMKNQSCWKDLNAQSSQKVIEELSDAFQSWFDLRHKDNKANPPGYRKHGDKRPRSTVTFKADGFKHDPENNRVRLSKGSNLKEHFSDFLLCEYQTRPDVDLSKINKVQNVRTVWNGEEWELHFVCKVNLETNDSAGDDVAGIDLGIKNIATVAFPDEYVLYPGNSIKQDKHYFKRAEYDTEGENGPSEKSGWARRKLADRETHFYHTLTDTIITECVERGVGTLAVSWPEDVRESDWGKTGNKKLHTWAFDRIYQYLEYKGEIRGVEVLKENERNTSKTCSKCGDDTKSNRVERGLYVCQSCGLVGNADCNGAENMRQKITPSPHGEDRSNGCVAQPSAYLFDRESGTFHTREQVVS, from the coding sequence ATGGCGATTCAGGTCACGCGCACCTACGTTGGTTCCATCCAGAACCAGCAACAGGTCTGCGACGGCCTTGACTCGCTCGGAGACTCCGCCTCGAAAATTTGGAACGTCGCACGATGGACAGCAGACCGGATTTGGGACGAAACCGGTGAGATCCCCAACGAAGGCCCGCTCAAATCGTACATGAAGAACCAGTCGTGCTGGAAAGACTTGAACGCACAATCCAGTCAGAAAGTCATCGAAGAACTTTCCGACGCTTTCCAGTCATGGTTCGACCTGCGACACAAAGACAACAAGGCGAATCCGCCCGGCTACCGCAAACACGGCGACAAACGACCACGTAGTACGGTCACGTTCAAAGCAGACGGGTTCAAACACGACCCCGAGAACAACCGCGTCCGACTCTCAAAAGGCTCGAACCTCAAAGAACACTTCTCGGACTTCCTGCTCTGCGAGTACCAGACACGCCCCGACGTAGACCTCTCGAAAATCAACAAGGTACAGAACGTTCGCACTGTCTGGAATGGTGAGGAGTGGGAACTGCACTTTGTCTGCAAAGTCAACCTCGAAACGAACGACTCCGCAGGCGACGATGTTGCTGGTATCGACCTTGGCATCAAGAACATCGCCACGGTCGCCTTTCCCGACGAATACGTTCTCTACCCCGGCAACTCGATCAAGCAAGACAAGCACTACTTCAAACGTGCTGAGTACGATACAGAGGGGGAGAACGGGCCATCTGAGAAATCTGGATGGGCGCGTCGGAAACTTGCAGACCGCGAGACGCACTTCTACCACACGCTGACGGACACCATCATCACCGAGTGTGTCGAACGCGGTGTGGGCACGCTTGCAGTGAGTTGGCCCGAAGACGTGCGTGAGTCGGATTGGGGCAAGACCGGCAACAAGAAACTCCATACGTGGGCGTTCGACCGCATCTACCAGTACCTCGAATACAAAGGCGAGATACGAGGCGTCGAGGTACTGAAGGAGAACGAGCGGAATACATCGAAGACCTGCTCAAAGTGTGGTGACGACACGAAATCGAACCGTGTTGAGCGTGGCTTGTACGTTTGCCAGTCGTGTGGTTTGGTCGGAAACGCGGATTGCAACGGGGCGGAGAATATGAGGCAAAAGATAACTCCGAGTCCTCACGGCGAGGATAGGAGTAACGGCTGTGTGGCACAGCCATCGGCATACTTGTTCGACCGCGAGAGCGGGACGTTTCACACGAGAGAACAGGTCGTGTCGTAA
- a CDS encoding undecaprenyl-diphosphate phosphatase has product MSQSLSPCMDRSLLIAIVVGALQGLFEWLPISSEGNVTIALAWLGTNPEQAVAFALFLHLGTALSATAYYRDDIQEELAVLRTWRPRCAREAGYATTTFLGIATLVSGVVGIAAYLLLEQVVSALTGGAVILVIGILLILTGGFQRLSTTVDRTPRTTPTLWDAVLVGVAQGLAILPGISRSGSTTGVLLLRGYEGPASFRLSFLLSIPAAIGGGLLAALDTGLAGITLVSGAVALLTAAVVGYLTIDVLMRVVHRVPFWGVCVGLGGLAVGGGLLLL; this is encoded by the coding sequence ATGTCACAGTCGCTTTCTCCCTGTATGGATCGGTCGCTGTTGATCGCGATTGTCGTTGGTGCTCTCCAGGGGCTTTTTGAGTGGTTGCCGATTTCAAGTGAGGGCAACGTTACAATTGCGCTTGCGTGGCTGGGAACGAATCCCGAGCAGGCCGTCGCCTTTGCACTGTTTTTGCACCTGGGGACCGCGCTCTCGGCGACGGCGTATTACCGCGATGATATCCAAGAAGAATTGGCTGTCCTTCGAACCTGGCGGCCACGGTGTGCGAGGGAGGCTGGCTACGCCACGACAACCTTCCTCGGCATCGCAACCCTTGTCTCCGGTGTTGTCGGCATTGCCGCGTACCTGCTGCTTGAACAGGTCGTGTCGGCGCTGACGGGTGGGGCCGTCATCCTCGTTATCGGCATCCTCCTCATTCTTACTGGGGGTTTCCAGCGTCTCTCAACAACCGTCGATCGCACACCCCGAACGACACCGACGCTGTGGGATGCTGTTCTGGTCGGCGTTGCGCAGGGCCTTGCGATTTTGCCCGGGATTTCACGCTCCGGTTCGACCACCGGTGTCCTTTTACTCCGTGGCTATGAGGGTCCAGCCTCGTTTCGACTTTCCTTTCTGCTCTCGATCCCCGCTGCGATCGGGGGCGGACTCTTAGCCGCACTTGATACCGGGCTCGCGGGCATTACTCTTGTCAGTGGTGCAGTGGCGCTCCTGACGGCTGCTGTGGTGGGGTATCTGACGATCGATGTGTTGATGCGTGTCGTCCATCGGGTTCCGTTCTGGGGCGTCTGCGTCGGGCTGGGTGGGCTTGCCGTCGGTGGTGGTCTGCTCTTGCTCTAA
- a CDS encoding PIN domain-containing protein yields MSGGYVFDTEAIIAFLYTEPGHESVATLLDQVFTGGADGVLTETNASEVFYLVARFEGLNDSPTEISLREADRDIRALEQQGLEIEAADWRLAAEIKADGNICLADAYAVALAYERELTLVVGADDDFDDLVVDIDLLRFREDGT; encoded by the coding sequence ATGAGTGGCGGATACGTCTTCGACACTGAGGCGATCATCGCCTTCCTCTACACTGAACCCGGCCACGAGAGCGTGGCTACCCTTCTCGATCAAGTATTCACTGGTGGTGCTGACGGAGTTCTGACCGAGACGAATGCAAGCGAGGTATTCTATCTCGTTGCTCGATTCGAAGGATTGAATGATTCACCGACAGAAATCTCGCTTCGGGAAGCAGACCGTGATATTCGTGCGCTCGAACAGCAAGGCCTGGAAATAGAAGCCGCTGACTGGCGTCTCGCAGCCGAGATAAAAGCCGATGGAAACATTTGTCTTGCTGATGCGTACGCCGTTGCACTCGCCTACGAACGTGAACTGACATTGGTTGTGGGCGCAGACGATGATTTTGATGACTTAGTCGTGGATATTGACTTACTCAGGTTCCGCGAAGACGGCACCTAA
- a CDS encoding AbrB/MazE/SpoVT family DNA-binding domain-containing protein yields the protein MSGSTKDQRVVRVSQKGQATIPKELREKFGIKAPGEVFVYEEQGRIIIEPVPSPDELHGIHAGEHECGEVLERVQKTRDEEKRREEARVERLRPSENG from the coding sequence ATGTCAGGTAGTACAAAAGATCAAAGAGTAGTACGTGTGTCTCAGAAGGGACAAGCCACGATCCCAAAGGAACTACGGGAGAAGTTTGGGATCAAGGCGCCGGGCGAGGTATTCGTCTACGAAGAGCAGGGTCGCATCATCATCGAGCCGGTTCCGTCTCCAGATGAACTGCACGGAATCCACGCTGGTGAGCATGAGTGCGGAGAGGTGCTGGAACGAGTACAAAAAACGAGGGATGAAGAAAAGCGCCGGGAAGAGGCGCGAGTTGAACGGCTTCGCCCCTCCGAGAACGGATGA
- a CDS encoding RNA-guided endonuclease InsQ/TnpB family protein, translating to MEDVIRTVKVKLDVPEERCDDLHQTKQQFLHCANTTAEWAWRHPNDYCVTSKQKAEQALYDSLRNETELTANLVQKGIRRAIEATKSGVARLKKRENTSQPQFDAWSVVYDKRSATFHRDHVSLSTVNGRVECDYVLPDDAERTPIGEYLLNEDYEFRMSTLQYDRQTESFYLHARMRRTTDQQEQSTTSSSDAKHRTVLGVDLNVDGSLAVTSTGAFIGNADEMNYRRREFEKTRGSMQQAGTRSAHLSIQSMNDREHRWMQYELHRTANRILDEARDHDCTHITFENLTDIRDRMVGAKRFHAWAFRRLFQYVEYKAEMYGIEVEQVSPAYTSQRCSSCGFTHEDNRRSKHQFVCQKCEYELNADYNASKNIARKLLKKLHSGQKSSGGGAPCQCALTSGTLNLNGDYTASVDSTAEGESTDKPTTSVVGH from the coding sequence ATGGAGGACGTGATTCGCACCGTCAAAGTCAAACTTGACGTACCCGAAGAGCGGTGCGACGACCTCCATCAGACGAAACAACAGTTCCTCCACTGTGCGAACACCACCGCAGAGTGGGCGTGGAGACACCCGAACGACTACTGTGTAACCTCGAAACAAAAAGCCGAACAAGCCCTCTACGATAGCCTTCGCAACGAGACGGAGTTGACTGCAAACCTCGTCCAGAAAGGGATTCGACGCGCTATCGAGGCCACAAAAAGCGGTGTCGCCCGACTCAAAAAAAGAGAGAACACGAGTCAACCGCAGTTCGATGCGTGGAGCGTCGTCTACGACAAACGGAGTGCGACGTTCCACCGCGACCACGTTTCCCTTTCCACAGTGAACGGTCGGGTTGAGTGCGACTACGTGCTTCCCGACGACGCAGAGAGGACACCGATTGGTGAGTACCTGCTGAACGAGGACTACGAGTTCAGAATGTCCACGTTACAGTACGACCGCCAAACAGAATCGTTCTACCTCCACGCTCGGATGCGCCGAACCACGGATCAACAAGAGCAATCCACGACTTCCTCGTCCGACGCCAAGCACAGAACAGTCCTTGGTGTTGACCTGAACGTGGATGGCTCGCTCGCTGTGACTTCCACAGGCGCGTTTATTGGGAACGCCGATGAGATGAACTACCGACGCCGAGAGTTCGAGAAGACTCGCGGGTCGATGCAACAGGCAGGAACGCGGTCGGCGCACCTGTCGATTCAATCGATGAACGACCGCGAACACCGCTGGATGCAATACGAACTCCACCGTACCGCGAACCGGATTCTCGATGAAGCCCGCGACCACGACTGTACGCATATCACGTTCGAGAACCTGACCGATATTCGTGACCGGATGGTTGGGGCGAAGCGGTTCCACGCGTGGGCGTTCAGACGCTTGTTCCAGTACGTCGAGTACAAAGCCGAGATGTACGGCATCGAGGTTGAGCAAGTGAGTCCTGCGTACACGTCTCAACGGTGTTCGTCGTGTGGATTTACGCACGAGGACAATCGGCGGTCGAAACACCAGTTCGTGTGTCAGAAGTGTGAGTACGAACTGAACGCGGATTACAACGCGAGCAAGAACATCGCTCGCAAACTTCTCAAGAAACTCCACTCGGGGCAGAAGTCTTCGGGTGGAGGCGCACCCTGTCAGTGTGCGCTAACGTCAGGGACGCTGAACCTGAATGGCGATTACACCGCCTCCGTCGATTCGACGGCAGAAGGGGAGTCCACTGACAAGCCCACGACTTCAGTCGTGGGTCACTGA
- a CDS encoding sugar phosphate nucleotidyltransferase, which yields MLSTRDTVRTLPIPLVPRWLRYLGAGASRLVLVVGYEADAVRSFFGQEFKGVPVDYAVQDHQRGTADAVRAGATALEEAPFAVLNGDNLYDSKSLTQNRGGSPRLKPWEESDKARNNYER from the coding sequence ATGCTATCGACACGAGATACGGTACGCACACTCCCGATTCCGCTCGTTCCTCGATGGCTGCGCTATCTCGGCGCTGGCGCCTCACGATTGGTCCTTGTCGTTGGCTACGAGGCCGACGCCGTCCGCTCGTTCTTCGGACAGGAATTCAAGGGCGTTCCTGTCGACTACGCGGTCCAGGACCATCAACGCGGGACGGCAGATGCCGTCCGGGCAGGCGCCACAGCACTTGAGGAGGCTCCATTTGCCGTCTTGAATGGCGACAATCTCTACGATAGCAAATCACTCACACAGAATCGAGGAGGAAGCCCACGGCTGAAGCCGTGGGAGGAATCCGACAAGGCTCGAAACAACTACGAGCGATAG
- the glmU gene encoding bifunctional sugar-1-phosphate nucleotidylyltransferase/acetyltransferase, with protein sequence MQTLILAAGQGTRMRPLTEQRPKPMLPVAGQPLVAHTATAAIDAGASRLVLVVGYEADAVRAFFGSEFKGVPVDYAVQDQQRGTADAVRAGATKLEEAPFAVLNGDNLYDGESLAKLFDRGPSVGSYQVASPSAYGVLDIEGEQVTSVIEKPDTPPSNVINTGGYVFPTAAQDWLDVDSSERGELEVTEVLNQACQETAVTAVPLSRWLDVGRPWELLEANEWKLEECSRQINGEVHADAELRGPVIVESGATVEAGVVIEGPALLQAGATVGPNAYVRGATLLGPKTTVGHSVEVKNSVLMEGATVGHLSYVGDSILGRNVNFGAGTTVANLRHDEAPITCPVKGELVSTGRRKFGVVCGDGVKTGINTSLNAGVVLPGGATTAPNETILKSAANRR encoded by the coding sequence ATGCAGACCCTCATTCTTGCAGCCGGGCAGGGCACTCGCATGCGCCCGCTGACCGAGCAGCGGCCGAAACCAATGTTGCCAGTCGCCGGGCAGCCATTAGTTGCGCACACGGCCACGGCAGCCATCGACGCTGGAGCGTCGCGGTTGGTGCTTGTCGTTGGCTACGAGGCCGACGCCGTGCGGGCCTTCTTTGGGAGTGAATTCAAGGGCGTCCCAGTTGACTACGCTGTCCAGGACCAACAGCGCGGGACGGCAGATGCCGTCCGGGCGGGCGCCACCAAACTCGAAGAGGCCCCATTTGCCGTCCTGAATGGCGACAACCTCTACGATGGTGAGTCACTCGCCAAGCTGTTTGACCGCGGGCCGAGTGTGGGCTCCTATCAGGTGGCGTCACCAAGTGCCTACGGCGTCCTCGATATCGAGGGCGAGCAGGTCACCAGCGTCATCGAGAAACCCGACACGCCGCCCTCAAACGTGATCAATACCGGTGGGTATGTCTTCCCGACGGCAGCCCAAGACTGGCTCGACGTCGACAGTAGCGAGCGTGGCGAACTCGAAGTGACCGAGGTGCTCAATCAGGCCTGCCAGGAAACCGCGGTGACGGCGGTACCACTGAGTCGCTGGCTCGATGTGGGCCGGCCGTGGGAGCTACTTGAAGCAAACGAGTGGAAACTCGAGGAGTGTTCCCGGCAGATCAATGGCGAAGTGCACGCCGACGCCGAGCTACGGGGTCCTGTGATCGTCGAATCGGGGGCGACGGTTGAGGCGGGCGTCGTAATCGAGGGGCCAGCCCTACTGCAAGCGGGGGCGACGGTCGGCCCGAACGCCTACGTTCGTGGGGCAACGCTGCTTGGCCCCAAGACGACAGTCGGCCATTCAGTCGAGGTGAAAAATAGCGTGCTCATGGAGGGGGCGACAGTGGGGCATCTCTCGTATGTTGGCGATAGCATCCTTGGCCGTAACGTGAATTTCGGGGCCGGAACGACCGTCGCCAATCTCCGACACGATGAAGCACCAATCACCTGCCCGGTCAAAGGCGAGCTGGTGTCGACGGGCCGGCGCAAGTTCGGTGTGGTCTGTGGTGATGGCGTGAAAACCGGGATTAATACGAGTCTAAACGCTGGGGTGGTTCTTCCAGGCGGGGCTACGACCGCACCCAACGAAACGATCCTCAAATCCGCAGCGAATCGCCGTTGA
- a CDS encoding RNA-guided endonuclease InsQ/TnpB family protein has protein sequence MVEDSRTRTVPIKLDVDKSAADLLHQTTDHFLDAANYVVDVAWEPDWKITSKQKLHDLTYYDVRDDSPLPANLVQAARNRAAESVKGVIERWKQGQKASKPHFTSRFASYDARTVTVNDDHATLATIDGRVTADFVLPNEQRDTPHSAYLFNDDYDVKGATLHYDTVEDCFYLHVRTKPVVENEEAEQGDAKHVSVLGVDLGITNIAVTSTGTFWSGGELNHWHREYESRRGNLQQTGTRWAHENVQRVGRKQTGRFEQMLHTISNELVEEALERGCTHIVFEQLKGIRERLPHAKAVHKWAFHRLYEYVTYKAESVGLVVKQINPAYTSQRCSKCGFTHEDNRPHNNGQDGFSCLKCGYEVHADYNAAKNIGLKYLRDQQKSGRGGAPVSVRLNSGTLNVNGEYSPTPLSG, from the coding sequence ATGGTGGAAGACTCACGCACTCGAACCGTTCCCATCAAACTCGATGTGGACAAGAGTGCCGCTGACCTCCTCCACCAGACAACCGACCACTTCCTCGACGCTGCCAACTACGTCGTAGACGTAGCGTGGGAACCAGACTGGAAAATCACCAGCAAACAAAAACTCCACGACCTCACGTACTACGACGTTCGAGACGACTCACCACTACCGGCCAACCTCGTGCAAGCCGCACGAAACCGAGCCGCAGAATCCGTCAAAGGCGTCATCGAACGATGGAAGCAAGGCCAGAAAGCGTCGAAACCACACTTCACCTCGCGTTTTGCCAGTTACGACGCACGAACCGTCACGGTCAACGATGACCACGCCACACTCGCCACCATCGACGGGCGAGTGACCGCAGATTTCGTCCTCCCGAACGAACAGCGTGACACGCCACACTCTGCGTATCTGTTCAACGACGACTACGACGTGAAAGGAGCCACGCTCCACTACGATACAGTTGAGGACTGTTTCTACCTTCACGTGCGGACAAAGCCCGTCGTGGAGAACGAAGAGGCCGAACAAGGCGATGCCAAGCACGTCTCCGTCCTTGGTGTTGACCTTGGCATCACAAACATCGCAGTCACCTCAACTGGAACGTTCTGGAGCGGCGGCGAACTCAACCACTGGCATCGAGAGTACGAGAGCCGCCGGGGCAACCTCCAACAGACTGGAACACGGTGGGCACACGAGAACGTTCAGCGAGTCGGTCGTAAACAGACCGGACGCTTCGAACAGATGCTTCACACAATCTCGAACGAACTCGTAGAGGAAGCCCTCGAAAGAGGCTGTACGCACATCGTGTTCGAGCAACTCAAAGGCATCCGCGAACGCCTACCGCACGCGAAAGCAGTTCACAAGTGGGCGTTCCACCGCCTGTACGAGTATGTCACGTACAAAGCCGAATCCGTGGGGCTTGTGGTGAAGCAGATTAATCCGGCGTACACGAGTCAGCGTTGCTCGAAGTGTGGATTCACACACGAGGATAATCGCCCACACAACAACGGACAGGACGGGTTCAGTTGTCTGAAGTGCGGGTACGAGGTTCACGCGGATTACAATGCGGCGAAGAATATCGGCTTGAAGTATCTCCGCGACCAGCAAAAGTCTGGACGTGGAGGCGCACCCGTAAGCGTGCGCTTGAACAGCGGGACATTGAACGTGAACGGCGAATATTCGCCTACCCCTTTATCGGGTTAG
- a CDS encoding sugar transferase: MERGWRYRGTSVLGVVCLTAFAVGIVNNTTIQTLAMQIPILNRLPADPPVGLEYTMEILVTTAVMTGVFIPLYKPRPRRALDIVFLVHKRVLVGSFALAAIGYFDYSYRLPRLTVVLVTPLLLIVLPLWFVGIRQQPASDQARALLVGDDPELFTQILPELDLPIVGYLAPTQALLARSDSRLPATDGGLNVDLERLGGLSRIEDVLVEQDIDTVVLAFNQADRAEFFGVLDACYEHGVSVKVHREHADSVLVPGDAVGPFVDVEIEPWDLQDHLIKRGFDLVFATVGLLCLLPVCLGIAIAIKLDDGGSILYQQERTALFGDRFDVYKFRSMIEDAEAQTGATISDEDAGEVDPRVTRVGRVLRQTHLDEIPQLWSVLKGDMSAVGPRPERPELESAIQAGVGDWQKRWFVKPGLTGPAQVHGVTGADPETKIRYDLEYVRDQSFPYDLQLVIMQILKVFRDAIAGFRSNRT; this comes from the coding sequence ATGGAACGGGGATGGCGCTATCGGGGGACTAGCGTTCTTGGTGTTGTTTGCCTCACCGCGTTTGCGGTTGGTATTGTCAATAATACGACCATTCAGACGCTAGCGATGCAGATCCCGATACTCAACCGACTGCCGGCGGATCCACCCGTTGGGCTTGAGTACACCATGGAAATTCTCGTCACTACGGCAGTGATGACGGGTGTCTTCATCCCCCTCTACAAGCCCCGGCCTCGACGCGCGCTCGATATCGTATTTTTGGTGCACAAACGCGTCCTCGTCGGGAGCTTCGCCCTAGCGGCGATTGGCTATTTCGACTATTCGTATCGCCTCCCGCGACTGACCGTAGTCTTAGTCACGCCGCTGTTGCTGATTGTCTTGCCACTGTGGTTTGTGGGGATTCGCCAGCAGCCAGCCTCCGATCAGGCACGGGCGCTCCTCGTTGGTGATGACCCCGAGCTCTTCACTCAGATTCTTCCCGAACTTGACTTGCCGATCGTCGGCTATCTAGCCCCGACACAGGCACTACTGGCGCGATCGGACTCCAGGTTACCAGCGACTGATGGAGGGCTGAACGTTGATCTTGAGCGGCTGGGCGGGCTCTCACGGATCGAAGACGTCCTTGTCGAACAGGATATTGACACCGTTGTCCTTGCCTTTAATCAGGCTGATCGCGCCGAATTCTTTGGGGTCTTGGATGCCTGTTATGAGCATGGCGTCAGCGTGAAAGTCCATCGCGAGCATGCTGACTCGGTTCTCGTCCCTGGTGATGCGGTTGGGCCATTCGTTGATGTCGAGATTGAGCCCTGGGACCTCCAAGACCACCTGATCAAACGTGGCTTCGACCTTGTGTTTGCGACCGTTGGCTTACTCTGCTTGCTCCCTGTGTGTCTGGGGATCGCCATTGCGATCAAACTCGATGATGGTGGCTCGATTCTCTACCAACAGGAGCGAACGGCGCTGTTTGGCGACCGATTCGACGTGTACAAATTCCGGTCGATGATTGAGGATGCCGAAGCCCAAACCGGGGCCACAATCAGTGATGAAGACGCTGGCGAGGTCGATCCTCGCGTTACCCGCGTTGGGCGGGTGTTACGCCAGACACATCTGGACGAAATCCCGCAATTGTGGTCGGTGCTAAAGGGTGATATGAGTGCTGTCGGTCCCCGTCCGGAACGACCTGAACTGGAATCAGCTATCCAAGCTGGCGTGGGTGACTGGCAAAAGCGGTGGTTCGTGAAACCAGGGCTGACAGGGCCGGCACAGGTACACGGCGTTACTGGGGCTGACCCCGAGACGAAAATCCGATATGATCTGGAGTATGTGCGTGATCAGTCGTTCCCGTATGACCTGCAACTCGTTATCATGCAGATCTTGAAGGTCTTCCGAGATGCCATTGCTGGCTTTCGATCGAATCGTACTTGA
- a CDS encoding DUF4330 family protein, giving the protein MPLIDDEGNLFGVINVIDALVILLVLAVVAAGAAFLLQPADSGPDLSSTHVTLDMGTQPDYVVTEINEGDTYSPNGNNQLTITDVHLTPSEEGTRVIVRAELQGPMNGESIIYADAPPRLGRTLDIETNRYVVNGQIREIGDSDTLAGDTATVVLRDTMQASDAREVTVGDTIRVAGRTVATINDVAAYATDNGVERGVFVEATLQTHREQGQPHFGGNPLRRGQVVPLSTGDYTYNGRVERVGGGFERGSAEVLLETVVDIETASRMAEGDIATVAGHRTAEIESVTTYATQNPDRKRVFVGASLQTLGYGEREQFGSTPIQRGNTISLEAENYQLSSSIERVGAVEPRGTSTTRTVVLRMSEIREQFAESIQPGMTERANGQTIATINHVAVEPSLIITTGDNGSVNVVDHPINRDVTITAQLRVRETTSGLRFKGQSIQQQSQVVIDLGTITIEATVVSA; this is encoded by the coding sequence ATGCCACTGATTGACGACGAGGGGAATCTGTTCGGTGTGATTAATGTTATTGATGCGCTTGTTATTTTACTCGTCCTTGCTGTTGTTGCTGCAGGTGCTGCGTTCTTACTGCAGCCGGCTGATTCGGGGCCAGATCTCAGCTCGACCCATGTGACACTCGATATGGGTACACAGCCAGACTATGTAGTGACGGAGATTAACGAAGGAGATACATACAGTCCGAATGGCAATAACCAACTCACAATTACGGATGTCCATCTGACGCCGTCGGAGGAGGGGACACGCGTCATCGTCCGCGCGGAACTGCAGGGCCCGATGAACGGTGAGAGTATTATCTACGCTGATGCACCACCCCGGTTAGGACGAACCCTGGATATCGAGACGAACCGATACGTCGTGAACGGGCAGATTCGAGAGATTGGTGACAGTGATACGCTTGCTGGTGACACAGCGACGGTCGTCCTCCGAGATACGATGCAGGCTTCTGACGCCCGAGAGGTCACTGTTGGTGATACGATCCGCGTCGCCGGCCGTACCGTGGCGACGATTAACGATGTTGCCGCCTATGCGACCGATAATGGTGTCGAGCGGGGGGTGTTCGTGGAAGCGACCCTGCAAACACACCGCGAGCAGGGACAGCCCCACTTCGGCGGCAATCCATTGCGGCGCGGGCAAGTCGTGCCGCTCTCGACTGGAGACTACACGTATAACGGCCGCGTTGAGCGCGTTGGTGGTGGGTTCGAACGCGGGAGTGCAGAGGTGTTGCTTGAGACAGTTGTTGATATTGAAACGGCCAGCCGAATGGCCGAAGGCGACATCGCCACCGTCGCCGGGCACAGAACAGCAGAGATTGAGAGTGTCACAACCTATGCCACGCAGAATCCGGATCGAAAACGGGTATTCGTCGGAGCCTCACTGCAAACACTTGGCTACGGCGAGCGCGAACAGTTTGGGTCGACGCCGATCCAACGGGGCAACACGATCAGTCTCGAAGCTGAGAACTATCAATTATCGAGTTCGATCGAACGCGTGGGAGCGGTTGAACCCCGCGGAACATCGACAACTCGGACCGTTGTGCTCCGGATGAGTGAGATTCGTGAACAGTTTGCAGAGTCGATCCAACCAGGGATGACCGAGCGGGCCAATGGACAGACGATCGCGACCATCAACCATGTGGCCGTGGAACCGTCGCTCATCATCACGACCGGAGACAACGGATCGGTAAACGTTGTTGATCATCCCATTAACCGTGATGTGACAATTACCGCCCAACTCCGCGTCCGCGAGACGACTAGTGGCCTCCGCTTCAAGGGCCAGAGTATTCAGCAACAGTCACAAGTCGTCATCGACCTAGGTACAATAACCATTGAGGCAACGGTCGTCTCTGCATAG